The stretch of DNA CGCAGAAGGTCCGCAACGTCACGCTCTCGATGAACTCGGGTCTGCGGACGCTCCCGCAGCAGTACCTCCTCTATCGTTGGTACCAGACGAAGCGCTGCGGCATCGGTCTCGCCGCGTCGCCGGGCAAGAGCAACCACGAGTCCGCGATCGCGATCGACATCAACGACAACGCGGCGTGGCGGAGCGCGCTCCAGGGCAAGGGCTACCGCTGGCTCGGCGCGAACGATCCGGTCCACTTCGACTTCGGCGGAAAGGGCGCGGTCGATCTGCGCGGCCTGTCGGTCGAGGCCTTCCAGCGGCTCTGGAACCGCAACCATCCGGAAGACAAGATCGGCGAAGACGGCGATTACGGGGTAGAGACGGAGAAGCGCCTCGCGCGCGCGCCCGCGAACGGCTTCGCGATCGGCGCCAAGTGCGACGGCCCCGCCGCGCAGAACATCCCGCCGCCGATGGCGGAGGCGCCGAGCGTCCCCGACGGCGAGGAGCCGGCGACGTCGACCGACGCGACGGAGCCGCAGGACGACGCCGACGACGGCGACGACGGCGCCACGCCGGGCTCGAGCCGCAAGCGCGCGCTCGGCAACGCCGAGAGTGGTTGCAACATGCATGGAACCTCCGGCCGCGCGGATCTCCCGTTCTTCGCCGCGCTGGGCCTCGGGTTGCTCGTCTGGCGACGACGCCGATCGGGATAACTTGATCTGTGCTCCGCCGGCGCGGACGATGAGCGCGTCGTGCGCTTCGTCCGTCCCGTCGCCGCCTTCCTGCTGGTCGCGCAGGCGGCGTGTCTCCCCGAGCTGCCGCCGCCACCGACGAGGGGCTACGGCGCGCCGTACGCCGGGACGGGGAAGCCGATCTACGTCAAGGACAGCCGCAACGACTGGCAGGCGTCGGAGGGGGGCCGGCCGATCACGTCGGAGCAGGCGCTCGAGGCGACGAAGGACGAGGAGTACGAGATCCGGCGGCAGGCCGCGAAGGCCTACAACGAGAAGATCCACGTCGAGGGGCAGAGCAACCGTTCGCTCGGCAAGGTCCTCATGTATGCGGGCACCGGCGTCGCCGTCGCGGGCTTCGCGGTCATGTTCGTGCTGCCTTCGGCGCTGCGCGAAACGACGACCACGCCGCGCACCGCGACCGAGCCGGAGGTCCGCGTGACGGAGGCCGGCGGCGCGTCGACGGCGGCGCTGCTCGGCGGCCTCCTCGTCGGCCTCGCGGGCATCGGCATGATCGCGTACGGCTACGTCGGCGGGAGCAAGGACCCGCCCTATCACCTCTGGCGAACCCCGTCCGCGCTCGACCGCCCCGCCTACGTCCGCGAGAAGACGGAGGCCTACAACGAACGCATCGGCGCCCCGCCGGTCGAGGAGCAACCCGGCGCCGTCGAGACAATCCCTCTCGCCCCAGGCCAGCGCAAGCAGCCACCGCCCAAGCCGCCCGCCCACCCCTCCGCGCCCGGTGCGGCGTCGCCCGGTCACGCGCCAGGTGCGGCGACGCCCGGCCACGCGCCAGGTGCGGCGACGCCCGGCCACGCGCCCACGCCACGTCCGCCCGCAGCGCCGACGGCTCCGCCCACTGCATCGACGCCGCGTCCGCCCGCTGCGCCCACGGCGCCGCTCACTCCTCCTGCGAGCGGAGGTCGGCGATGAGCGCGCCCGCCTCGTCCGCTCGCGCGCCTTCGGCGGCGTCCGGTCGCGCCGCTCGTGGAGGGCGTCGATGAGCGTGCTCGTTCGCGGCTTCGTGATGATCGGGGTCGTCGGTACGAGCGCGTGTTTTGGGTACTCCGCGATGCCGCCGGAGCGGGCGGCGCCGGCGGTTCGTAAGATCCAGGACGCGAAGATCCTCGAGATGAAGGTGCACCTCCACAAGCAGCTCGGGCTCTGCCCCGGCCTCGAGGGGAAGATGTACGTCAACGCGAACGTGCAGTGGCCCGGCTCGAAGCCGGTGGTGCGGTCG from Labilithrix sp. encodes:
- a CDS encoding M15 family metallopeptidase — encoded protein: MLRSFALSLVAVGLLAAGCSADAAEGSIHDDEEPIGQVSSALKDGDPVSLAVTESCSTTAVKGLAIQLVEEIQCLRPGTMKKIDGVPGLQLGAAVFPYLQTPAADALIAAQKVRNVTLSMNSGLRTLPQQYLLYRWYQTKRCGIGLAASPGKSNHESAIAIDINDNAAWRSALQGKGYRWLGANDPVHFDFGGKGAVDLRGLSVEAFQRLWNRNHPEDKIGEDGDYGVETEKRLARAPANGFAIGAKCDGPAAQNIPPPMAEAPSVPDGEEPATSTDATEPQDDADDGDDGATPGSSRKRALGNAESGCNMHGTSGRADLPFFAALGLGLLVWRRRRSG